One Pleurocapsa sp. PCC 7327 DNA segment encodes these proteins:
- the hpsL gene encoding hormogonium polysaccharide biosynthesis protein HpsL has protein sequence MVRAKKLKLKTSQVFTELFGDLRETREKPLDLKEKLAEKRKAKEERKKLLGIVGIAIAFAIVVGLPLVLLVGTRPAAIVATGIPSLLLCYNYPRLALWVFLIYMPFSGTITYWIGGGNALFQLSKDAIYVPALIALVVQCKRKRLPILIPKQLLPTLGLLLFSCLLTLFLVNGMQELLPYCQDLGPNERYALDAAGNYILNERGLVVLNPCKEGSPFFQGVLGLKVLLGYVPLIFCTYYLINDKKKLLLLGRILVMLAIACCLLGLAQYWMLKTGRCVGTRNLMGNDLFKPTVEAKCLVGGALLYSPQVGQIRLPGTFVSPWHWAWFLVANAGICFATAFSDTSFIWRAAGLTGMGLVFVNAVVSGQRLALAAVPVLIAVLLVLTGQIANLKRFIPIGVGLTLVLFLFFSFLNPDFIQERIDSFVGRWNTSPPQQFIQQQFQYALANQTGILGRGLGKATNSTRVFGPVSLVETFHPKLLFEIGWPGLIAFMIFITHLTILSFKSYRSVRDRALYSFGSSFWVFMLIIGYFPYWYPLDTDPVAVYYWLFAGVLFKLPEIDKQEREKLKAVKGKNSSRSKNKKSNLRKKKLSAA, from the coding sequence ATGGTTAGAGCAAAAAAACTAAAACTCAAAACCTCTCAAGTATTTACAGAACTTTTTGGCGATCTCAGGGAAACTAGAGAAAAACCCCTCGATCTCAAAGAGAAACTAGCCGAGAAACGAAAAGCTAAAGAGGAGCGCAAAAAACTTTTGGGGATCGTTGGGATTGCGATCGCTTTTGCGATCGTTGTCGGTCTGCCATTGGTGCTGCTAGTAGGAACGAGACCTGCCGCGATCGTGGCTACGGGAATTCCCTCCTTGCTTTTATGCTATAACTATCCTCGTTTAGCCCTCTGGGTATTTCTCATCTACATGCCCTTTAGCGGAACCATCACCTATTGGATAGGGGGAGGAAATGCTCTATTTCAGTTGAGTAAAGATGCAATTTACGTTCCTGCTCTTATTGCTTTGGTCGTGCAGTGCAAGCGCAAGCGACTGCCGATCCTAATTCCCAAACAATTATTGCCTACCCTGGGCCTCCTGTTATTTAGCTGCTTGCTCACCTTATTTTTGGTCAACGGCATGCAGGAATTGCTTCCTTACTGCCAGGATTTGGGACCAAACGAGCGATATGCCCTGGATGCGGCAGGCAACTATATCTTAAACGAGAGGGGGTTGGTGGTTCTAAACCCCTGCAAAGAAGGAAGTCCTTTTTTCCAGGGAGTTTTGGGACTTAAGGTGCTACTCGGTTATGTGCCGCTTATCTTTTGCACCTACTATCTCATCAACGACAAAAAGAAGCTACTGCTTCTCGGTCGCATTCTCGTCATGCTGGCGATTGCCTGTTGCCTTCTGGGGCTGGCACAATATTGGATGTTGAAAACGGGGCGGTGCGTTGGAACGAGAAATTTGATGGGAAACGATCTCTTCAAACCGACCGTCGAGGCTAAATGTTTAGTCGGTGGCGCTCTCCTCTACAGCCCGCAAGTGGGACAGATTCGCTTGCCGGGAACTTTTGTGTCTCCCTGGCATTGGGCTTGGTTTTTAGTTGCCAATGCGGGCATCTGCTTTGCGACTGCGTTTAGCGATACCTCTTTCATTTGGCGGGCAGCTGGTTTGACGGGGATGGGATTGGTGTTTGTCAATGCCGTAGTCAGCGGTCAACGTCTGGCACTGGCAGCAGTTCCAGTCTTGATTGCAGTTTTGCTCGTTCTTACCGGACAGATAGCCAATTTGAAGCGATTTATTCCGATTGGCGTGGGACTTACGCTCGTTTTATTTCTCTTTTTCTCTTTCTTGAACCCAGATTTTATCCAGGAGAGGATTGACAGTTTTGTCGGTCGTTGGAATACCTCGCCTCCTCAGCAATTTATTCAGCAGCAATTTCAATATGCTCTAGCCAACCAAACAGGAATTTTAGGCAGGGGATTAGGCAAAGCGACTAACTCTACGCGCGTTTTCGGTCCGGTATCGCTAGTAGAAACTTTTCATCCCAAACTGCTCTTTGAAATCGGATGGCCCGGACTGATTGCGTTTATGATTTTTATTACCCACTTGACGATACTCTCTTTTAAGAGCTATCGTTCTGTACGCGATCGCGCTTTGTACAGTTTTGGTTCCAGTTTCTGGGTTTTCATGTTAATTATCGGCTATTTTCCCTACTGGTATCCCCTAGATACCGACCCGGTAGCAGTGTATTACTGGTTGTTTGCCGGAGTGCTGTTCAAATTGCCAGAAATCGATAAACAAGAACGAGAAAAATTGAAAGCTGTCAAAGGGAAAAATTCTTCCCGCAGCAAAAACAAAAAGTCGAACCTACGTAAAAAGAAACTTTCTGCTGCCTAG
- the pheT gene encoding phenylalanine--tRNA ligase subunit beta, which produces MRISVNWLRELVDVTLAPEELAETLTIAGLEVEEIEDRRQLADGVVIGKIVERQPHPNADKLSVCQVDIGQPTPLNIVCGAPNARADIYVPVATVNTYLPAVDLKIRPTKLRGVRSEGMICSLAELGLEKESAGIHIFSQENLKLGGDVRPLLGLDDVIIDISPTANRADALSMVGVAREVAALTGASLHLPKVSPISIPAGDGILSLKVADKQACPAYIGTVIEGVKIATSPEWLQRRLQAAGVRPINNVVDATNYILLEWGQPLHAFDRDRTQALAGGDSLTIGVRFARENESLKTLDGQTRSLKPQNLLITANDRPIALAGVMGGEETEVHPGTQNIILEAALFDPVATRRSSRAQSLRTESSARYERGVNQAELDIACHRAIALIVELAGGTPIAQTIADGRENTKSQSIQLRLARVHQVLGAVKRDNAIGQIEAEDVERILTDLGCQLELVSTKDKVWTVTVPPHRCRDLEREIDLIEEVARLFGYDRFIDKLPDKTEPGGLSFEDRAQRQLREAFRAVGLTEVVQYSLVKPEKDEVVLANPLFVEYSALRTNLLDGLIDAFEYNQSQGNGALNAFEIGRIFSRSEDGVREADSIAGILGGDLMSEGRWSRSGKPAPMTWYEAKGILESVFARLGLAVEYQPDRKDARLHPGRTASLWWGGKRLGTFGQLHPQLRQQRGLLDAVYAFEMSCSVLLEALAREDLQTPRFRPYSTYPALERDLAFFSPVKVSVVELEMAMKKAAGGLLDKVELFDEYRGENVPDGQRSLAFSLAYRSSDRTLTDAEVEPVHNKIREALVERFNVLLRS; this is translated from the coding sequence ATGCGGATTTCTGTCAACTGGCTGCGGGAATTAGTAGATGTCACTCTCGCTCCTGAGGAGTTAGCCGAAACGCTAACCATTGCTGGCTTAGAAGTAGAAGAAATTGAAGATCGCCGTCAATTAGCCGATGGCGTTGTCATCGGCAAAATAGTCGAACGCCAACCCCATCCAAACGCCGATAAATTGAGCGTCTGTCAGGTAGATATCGGTCAACCAACTCCCTTAAACATCGTCTGCGGCGCGCCCAACGCACGGGCAGATATTTACGTCCCAGTCGCGACAGTCAACACCTATTTACCTGCGGTTGACCTAAAGATTCGCCCGACTAAACTGCGGGGAGTTCGTTCGGAAGGGATGATTTGCTCTCTAGCTGAGTTGGGCTTAGAAAAAGAGTCGGCAGGCATTCATATTTTCTCCCAAGAAAATCTAAAATTAGGCGGCGACGTTCGCCCCTTGCTGGGGTTAGATGATGTCATTATCGATATTTCCCCGACAGCTAACCGCGCCGATGCCTTAAGCATGGTAGGAGTCGCGCGGGAAGTCGCCGCCTTGACGGGGGCTTCGCTACACCTTCCCAAAGTTTCTCCGATTTCTATTCCAGCAGGAGATGGAATTCTCAGCCTCAAAGTTGCCGACAAACAAGCTTGTCCTGCTTACATCGGCACCGTCATCGAAGGGGTAAAAATTGCCACCTCTCCCGAATGGTTGCAACGGCGACTGCAAGCCGCAGGCGTGCGACCGATTAATAATGTAGTTGATGCGACTAACTATATTCTTCTGGAATGGGGACAACCGCTACATGCCTTCGATCGCGATCGCACCCAAGCCCTTGCCGGCGGAGATAGCCTCACTATTGGGGTGCGCTTTGCCAGGGAGAACGAATCGCTAAAAACCCTAGACGGTCAAACTCGCTCGCTCAAACCGCAAAATTTATTGATTACAGCTAACGATCGCCCCATTGCCTTGGCGGGAGTCATGGGTGGAGAAGAGACAGAAGTTCATCCAGGAACCCAGAATATTATTCTAGAAGCCGCCTTATTCGATCCCGTGGCGACGCGCCGTTCTTCTCGCGCTCAAAGCTTGCGTACCGAGTCTTCAGCCCGTTACGAACGAGGCGTTAACCAAGCCGAATTAGACATCGCCTGTCACAGAGCGATCGCGCTGATTGTCGAGTTAGCAGGCGGTACGCCCATCGCTCAAACCATCGCCGATGGGCGCGAGAATACAAAGAGTCAGTCGATCCAACTGCGTCTCGCTCGCGTTCATCAGGTTTTGGGTGCTGTTAAACGAGACAATGCGATCGGTCAAATCGAAGCCGAAGATGTCGAGCGAATTCTGACCGATTTGGGCTGTCAGCTAGAACTCGTCTCCACAAAAGACAAAGTTTGGACGGTTACGGTTCCTCCCCACCGCTGTCGGGATTTGGAAAGGGAAATCGACTTGATTGAAGAGGTCGCTCGCCTGTTCGGTTACGATCGCTTTATCGATAAGCTTCCCGATAAAACCGAACCGGGCGGTCTTTCTTTTGAAGATCGGGCGCAACGGCAGCTAAGAGAGGCTTTCCGAGCCGTGGGACTGACCGAAGTGGTTCAGTATTCTCTCGTCAAGCCAGAAAAAGATGAGGTCGTCCTCGCCAATCCTCTCTTTGTCGAGTATTCTGCCTTGCGGACGAATTTACTGGACGGACTGATCGATGCCTTCGAGTACAACCAGTCTCAGGGCAATGGGGCGTTGAATGCTTTTGAAATCGGTCGCATCTTCTCGAGATCCGAAGATGGTGTGCGGGAAGCCGACTCAATTGCCGGAATCCTCGGCGGCGATCTGATGAGCGAAGGGCGCTGGAGCCGAAGCGGCAAACCAGCGCCCATGACTTGGTATGAAGCCAAAGGCATATTAGAAAGCGTCTTCGCTCGCCTGGGTTTAGCGGTAGAATACCAACCCGATCGAAAAGACGCTCGCCTGCACCCAGGGCGTACTGCTTCTTTGTGGTGGGGCGGCAAGCGTCTGGGAACGTTCGGACAACTGCATCCCCAACTCAGGCAGCAACGCGGTTTGCTCGATGCTGTTTATGCTTTTGAGATGAGTTGTAGCGTTTTGCTAGAAGCGCTTGCTCGCGAAGACTTGCAGACTCCTCGCTTCCGTCCCTATTCGACCTATCCCGCTCTCGAACGAGATTTGGCTTTCTTTTCTCCGGTAAAAGTATCGGTTGTCGAGCTAGAGATGGCAATGAAAAAAGCGGCTGGCGGTTTATTAGATAAGGTCGAACTATTCGATGAATATCGCGGCGAAAATGTGCCGGATGGGCAGCGGAGTTTAGCCTTTAGTTTGGCGTATCGATCCAGCGATCGCACTCTCACTGACGCGGAAGTCGAACCCGTCCACAACAAAATCCGAGAGGCGTTAGTGGAACGATTCAACGTCTTGCTTCGGAGTTAA
- a CDS encoding glycosyltransferase family 1 protein, with product MSDLLVNLAVVFSKPTGISNYARNLFLYLKNLNSTLLTPQKYSEFNCYLIPDNLSPAYGTKGHFRRLLWTQFHLPPIYKKLQSKLLFSPIPEAPIYTDCHFIVMVHDLIPLRFLKRFSPLTPYFRYYIPQVLDRAEHIICNSVATAKDITEFYRISSAKITPILLAYDANHFRKLNMPSKDEQPPYFLYLGRHDPYKNLHRLIDAFAKIPDRDCQLWLAGPPDKRYTPKLQAQVEALSLRDRVKFLDYVPYEQLPILLNQALALVFPSLWEGFGLPVLEAMGCGTPVITSNLSSLPEVAGDAALLIDPYNVEEITAAMASVAEDSGLRSRLSTLSLERASQFSWAKTGRATVEVLQRYL from the coding sequence ATGAGCGATTTATTAGTAAATTTAGCCGTTGTTTTTTCAAAGCCCACAGGAATAAGTAATTATGCAAGAAACCTTTTTCTATATTTAAAAAACCTTAACTCTACTTTATTAACCCCTCAAAAATACTCTGAATTTAACTGCTACCTCATCCCCGATAATTTGTCTCCCGCTTACGGAACAAAAGGGCATTTTCGTCGCCTTCTGTGGACTCAGTTTCATTTGCCGCCAATCTATAAAAAACTACAATCTAAACTATTATTTTCCCCAATCCCAGAAGCTCCTATTTATACTGACTGTCATTTTATCGTAATGGTTCACGATCTGATTCCATTACGCTTTCTTAAGCGTTTTTCTCCCCTAACTCCCTATTTCCGTTACTACATCCCTCAAGTTCTCGATCGCGCCGAACATATCATTTGCAATTCTGTAGCCACTGCTAAAGACATTACTGAGTTTTACCGGATTTCCTCAGCGAAAATTACGCCGATCCTTCTCGCCTACGACGCAAATCATTTTCGGAAACTAAATATGCCTAGTAAGGATGAGCAACCGCCTTACTTTCTCTATCTCGGTCGTCACGATCCTTACAAAAATTTACACCGTCTCATCGATGCTTTTGCGAAAATTCCCGATCGCGACTGTCAACTCTGGCTAGCAGGACCGCCTGACAAACGCTATACGCCAAAACTGCAAGCGCAAGTGGAGGCGCTGAGTTTGCGCGATCGCGTCAAATTCCTCGATTACGTTCCCTACGAACAGCTACCAATCTTACTGAATCAAGCGTTAGCGTTAGTTTTTCCTTCGCTTTGGGAAGGATTTGGGCTTCCAGTACTCGAAGCGATGGGTTGCGGCACTCCCGTTATTACGTCCAATCTCTCCTCTTTACCGGAAGTAGCTGGAGATGCAGCACTGTTAATCGATCCCTACAACGTTGAGGAGATTACGGCAGCGATGGCAAGCGTGGCAGAGGATTCTGGATTGCGATCGCGCTTGAGTACACTGAGTCTAGAAAGAGCCAGCCAATTTAGCTGGGCAAAAACGGGACGAGCAACTGTAGAAGTTCTTCAGAGATATCTTTAA
- a CDS encoding YifB family Mg chelatase-like AAA ATPase, producing MLARVWSASIVGIDAVKVAVEVDVSGGLPGIALVGLPDAAVQESKERVKSAIKNAGFAFPVRKIVVNLAPADLRKEGPIFDLPISIGILAASEQANAQLLEDYLFLGEVSLDGSLRPVAGVLPIAAAAQKMGIQGLIVPADNAQEAAVVKGIAVYGFRNLYEVADFLSQPENYKPVAFDAKAEFDRAPQLISDLADVKGQTHARRALEIAAAGGHNLIFVGPPGSGKTMLAKRLPGILPPLSFTEALEVSQIHSVAGLLKDKGSLIRERPFRSPHHSASGPSLVGGGSFPRPGEISLAHRGVLFLDELTEFKRNVLEFLRQPLEDGYVSISRTRQSVSFPAQFTLVASTNPCPCGYFGDSVQPCTCSARAREQYWAKLSGPLMDRIDLQVAVNRLKPEEMTGRETGENSQTVRERAIAARDRAQHRLKDDPAVRCNAEMRSSHLRRFCQLDDPSRNLLEAAIRKLGLSARAMDRILKVSRTIADLAGEEALKSHHLAEAIQYRTLDRLS from the coding sequence ATGTTAGCAAGGGTTTGGAGTGCGTCAATCGTTGGGATCGACGCGGTTAAAGTAGCGGTAGAAGTCGATGTTTCTGGAGGACTGCCAGGGATCGCGCTAGTGGGTTTACCCGACGCAGCGGTTCAAGAATCTAAGGAGAGAGTCAAATCCGCGATCAAAAATGCGGGATTTGCTTTTCCAGTCCGCAAAATTGTGGTTAATCTCGCCCCTGCCGACTTGCGCAAAGAAGGACCGATCTTCGATTTACCCATCAGCATCGGGATTTTAGCCGCTTCCGAACAAGCCAACGCCCAACTGTTGGAGGATTATCTTTTTCTTGGCGAAGTTTCTCTCGATGGTAGCTTACGCCCCGTAGCAGGCGTTTTACCCATTGCTGCCGCCGCCCAAAAGATGGGCATTCAAGGTTTAATCGTCCCTGCCGATAACGCCCAAGAAGCTGCCGTAGTCAAAGGAATCGCGGTTTATGGATTTAGAAATCTCTATGAAGTAGCAGACTTTCTCAGTCAACCGGAGAACTATAAGCCAGTCGCCTTCGATGCTAAAGCGGAATTCGATCGCGCCCCCCAACTCATTTCAGACTTAGCAGATGTCAAAGGACAGACTCACGCGCGTCGCGCCCTCGAAATCGCAGCCGCAGGCGGACACAATCTTATTTTTGTCGGGCCTCCCGGAAGCGGAAAAACGATGCTCGCTAAGCGTTTGCCCGGTATTTTACCTCCCCTGAGTTTTACCGAAGCCCTTGAAGTCTCCCAAATTCATTCGGTGGCAGGATTGCTCAAAGATAAAGGGTCTCTGATTAGAGAACGTCCCTTTCGCAGTCCCCATCACTCCGCTTCTGGACCTTCTTTAGTCGGCGGCGGGAGCTTTCCCCGTCCAGGCGAGATCTCCCTGGCACACAGAGGCGTGTTATTCCTCGACGAACTAACCGAGTTCAAGCGCAATGTGTTGGAATTCCTGCGCCAGCCCCTAGAGGATGGATACGTCAGTATTTCGAGAACTCGTCAATCGGTTTCGTTTCCGGCGCAATTTACCCTAGTGGCAAGTACCAATCCCTGTCCCTGCGGTTATTTTGGCGATTCGGTTCAGCCTTGTACCTGTTCTGCCCGCGCGCGCGAGCAATATTGGGCAAAGCTTTCAGGACCTTTGATGGATCGAATCGACCTGCAAGTAGCGGTTAATCGACTCAAACCCGAAGAAATGACCGGACGAGAAACGGGAGAAAATTCCCAAACGGTCAGAGAGAGGGCGATCGCAGCTCGCGATCGCGCCCAGCATCGATTGAAAGACGATCCGGCAGTCCGCTGCAATGCCGAAATGCGATCGTCTCATCTGCGGCGTTTTTGCCAGTTAGACGATCCCAGTCGCAACTTGTTAGAAGCCGCTATTCGCAAATTGGGACTGTCTGCCAGGGCAATGGATCGTATTTTGAAAGTCTCGCGCACGATTGCCGATTTAGCAGGGGAGGAAGCTTTAAAGAGCCACCACTTAGCAGAAGCGATTCAATATCGCACCCTCGATCGCCTGTCTTAG
- the hpsN gene encoding hormogonium polysaccharide biosynthesis glycosyltransferase HpsN has product MVFPSISIIIPTYRREEPLQETLEDVLKQDYSAFEVLVIDQTPTHTPTVEAYLEQLAESGKIRWFRVNWASLPGARNYGVRRATGEIILFIDDDVKLPEGYLQAHARNYQERPEIGAVAGRVFDRMKLADSQKINPKDSPYSIDYLPPQAMDPGIAWYYIDLVHTVKPQRVISTRGCNMSFRRDIFTERGIWFDERFRGSAVREESDFCLRLRQTGYHIWYDPEAYLVHLGEETGGCHDINTRSLQYQLTFYHNHFLMALKNLTPVQQLRLYAKLFDCHVLGNPPCNKGGSPIKILTRGIFYSLGFLDALSTLVKSLWENGQIYSRQDLEGSAVPVTQQAKV; this is encoded by the coding sequence ATGGTTTTTCCTTCAATCTCCATCATTATTCCAACTTATCGGCGAGAAGAACCTCTCCAAGAAACGCTAGAGGACGTTCTCAAACAAGACTATTCTGCCTTTGAAGTTCTGGTTATCGATCAAACGCCAACTCATACCCCCACCGTTGAAGCTTATTTAGAACAACTGGCAGAAAGTGGAAAGATTCGCTGGTTTCGCGTCAATTGGGCGAGTTTGCCGGGGGCAAGAAACTACGGCGTGCGGCGAGCGACTGGAGAGATTATTCTGTTTATCGATGACGATGTAAAGCTACCAGAGGGATATTTACAAGCTCACGCGCGTAATTACCAAGAACGTCCAGAAATTGGGGCAGTCGCAGGACGAGTTTTCGATCGCATGAAATTAGCCGATTCCCAAAAGATAAATCCCAAAGATTCGCCCTACAGCATTGATTATTTGCCGCCTCAAGCAATGGATCCCGGCATTGCTTGGTATTACATCGATTTAGTTCATACCGTGAAACCGCAGCGCGTCATTTCTACCAGAGGCTGTAACATGTCCTTCCGACGAGATATTTTTACCGAACGCGGCATCTGGTTTGACGAACGGTTTCGAGGAAGTGCGGTGAGAGAAGAGTCGGACTTTTGCTTGCGACTGCGGCAGACGGGCTATCATATCTGGTACGACCCAGAAGCTTATCTAGTACATTTAGGGGAAGAAACGGGCGGCTGTCACGATATCAACACGCGATCGCTCCAATACCAGCTTACTTTTTATCACAATCATTTCCTTATGGCGCTCAAAAATCTTACACCCGTCCAACAATTGCGCCTCTACGCCAAACTTTTTGACTGTCACGTTCTCGGCAATCCCCCTTGTAACAAAGGTGGTTCTCCTATTAAAATTCTCACAAGAGGGATTTTCTATAGTTTAGGCTTTCTTGATGCCCTCAGTACCTTGGTAAAATCGCTGTGGGAAAACGGACAAATTTACTCTCGTCAGGATTTAGAAGGATCGGCAGTACCAGTCACCCAGCAAGCAAAAGTTTAA
- a CDS encoding glycosyltransferase family 2 protein yields MPALYFLTVNYHSTELVDNLIQSISRYKNIPYQIVIVNNSPENKSIYFIKNKYLFILDSPKNLGFGGACNLGLNWIYTQNPKAIVWIINPDACLLENNFKKLIQFFNNYSEVSIFGTIIYNAVKKIWFAGGRFIPATGAIFTEDLVSNTDSAYVPCDWVSGCSLIINLRNFSECPQFDSAYFLYYEDFDFCRRYANQGHLVAVTKQFSVIHQPSSITDRNPFQKIKHSTYSYLLTLERYTNKLFFILRLIRLTFNASVLIFIKPKKALGKVAGILNYFMRSHRVSL; encoded by the coding sequence ATGCCCGCACTTTATTTTTTAACAGTTAATTATCATTCAACTGAATTAGTAGATAATTTAATTCAATCTATTTCTAGATATAAAAATATCCCGTACCAGATTGTTATTGTTAATAACTCTCCAGAAAATAAATCTATTTATTTTATAAAAAATAAATATCTATTTATTTTAGATTCTCCTAAAAATTTGGGTTTCGGTGGCGCTTGTAACTTAGGATTAAATTGGATTTATACTCAAAATCCGAAGGCAATTGTTTGGATAATTAATCCAGATGCTTGTCTATTAGAAAATAATTTCAAGAAACTCATTCAATTTTTTAATAATTATTCAGAAGTTTCAATTTTTGGGACTATTATCTACAATGCTGTCAAGAAAATCTGGTTTGCTGGCGGTCGTTTTATTCCTGCGACTGGCGCAATTTTTACAGAAGATCTGGTATCAAATACAGACTCAGCTTATGTGCCTTGCGATTGGGTTTCGGGCTGTAGTTTAATAATTAATCTTCGCAACTTTAGCGAATGTCCTCAATTCGATTCTGCTTACTTTCTCTACTATGAAGATTTTGACTTTTGTAGACGCTATGCTAATCAAGGACATTTAGTTGCAGTTACAAAACAATTTAGCGTAATTCATCAACCTTCTTCAATTACCGATCGCAATCCTTTTCAGAAAATTAAACATAGTACCTATAGTTATTTATTAACCTTAGAAAGATATACAAACAAGCTATTTTTTATTCTCAGATTAATTCGGCTTACTTTTAATGCTTCTGTTTTGATATTTATTAAACCGAAAAAAGCCTTAGGTAAAGTAGCTGGGATATTGAATTATTTCATGCGATCGCATAGGGTTTCGTTATAA
- a CDS encoding DUF6683 family protein, whose translation MIEGNNCTIDRAASGKLIFAGTLLIAAVFSPLPLAAQISNIDIPYMAFYDHQGTYASTIGIGTSAAQALTEVSPQTISAQRLTGETLPASALSFRYSPQVTMQVRDRIAEQFAAQSPEQAVQIRCEFAQADVVGEFRRLIQRYGYDPDNLAHNMAAFLILQWEVLTETQAQPPQMKGAAEQVAEALLAGSLLHGMSDADKQTVADSMAYQALMSVLVFNDLKQRGDSTGIARLREGIIRSARELGWDFNRIELTSRGFVAAR comes from the coding sequence ATGATCGAAGGAAACAACTGTACGATCGACCGAGCCGCCAGCGGCAAGCTCATTTTTGCAGGCACCCTGCTGATTGCAGCGGTCTTCTCACCACTACCACTTGCTGCGCAGATCTCGAACATAGACATCCCATACATGGCATTCTATGACCATCAAGGTACTTATGCCTCCACAATTGGCATCGGTACTTCGGCAGCACAAGCGCTTACTGAAGTCAGTCCACAAACCATTTCGGCTCAGAGATTGACTGGGGAGACTCTGCCAGCTAGCGCCCTGAGCTTTCGCTACTCACCACAGGTCACAATGCAAGTGCGCGATCGAATTGCTGAGCAGTTTGCAGCACAGTCTCCCGAACAGGCTGTACAGATTCGTTGCGAGTTCGCGCAGGCTGATGTTGTCGGCGAATTTCGCCGTTTAATCCAACGCTATGGTTACGATCCTGATAACCTTGCCCACAATATGGCTGCTTTCTTGATTTTGCAGTGGGAAGTGCTTACCGAAACGCAGGCGCAACCGCCTCAGATGAAGGGCGCGGCAGAACAGGTTGCGGAGGCGTTGCTCGCTGGCTCACTGCTGCATGGCATGAGCGATGCTGACAAGCAAACCGTCGCCGATTCAATGGCATACCAGGCGCTGATGTCGGTGCTTGTGTTCAACGATCTCAAGCAGCGCGGTGACAGTACCGGCATAGCACGGCTGCGCGAAGGCATCATTCGCAGTGCGCGCGAGCTGGGCTGGGACTTCAATCGCATCGAACTTACTAGCCGTGGCTTTGTCGCCGCACGCTAA